In the genome of Vibrio sp. NTOU-M3, one region contains:
- a CDS encoding PACE efflux transporter: protein MKTNERIFHAILFEALALMLIVPITSLVTGTESGDLVIVGVGLSVFTVAWNYVYNLGFDRYISAKREGRSLAMRIGHTAGFEGGLIFITVPTIAWFLQISIVNALMLEAGFLIFFFFYATAFNWCYDKYQPYKKWVRHSELG from the coding sequence ATGAAAACGAATGAACGAATTTTCCACGCGATATTGTTTGAAGCACTTGCATTGATGCTGATTGTGCCAATAACGTCCCTCGTCACCGGGACGGAAAGTGGTGATTTAGTCATTGTTGGTGTCGGGCTTAGCGTGTTTACAGTCGCTTGGAACTACGTATATAACCTTGGTTTTGATAGATACATTTCAGCGAAAAGAGAAGGGCGAAGCCTTGCAATGAGAATTGGTCACACTGCAGGGTTCGAAGGAGGGTTAATTTTTATTACTGTGCCCACTATTGCTTGGTTTTTGCAGATCAGCATTGTGAATGCACTAATGCTTGAGGCTGGTTTTTTGATCTTCTTCTTTTTCTATGCGACGGCGTTTAACTGGTGTTACGACAAATATCAGCCGTATAAAAAGTGGGTGAGGCACTCGGAGCTAGGTTGA
- the torC gene encoding pentaheme c-type cytochrome TorC — protein MKSLIIKLWRTMTRPAVHISLGVLTMGGFIAGVIFWGGFNTALEATNTEEFCVSCHTMRDNVYQELQETVHWSNRSGVRATCPDCHVPHNWTDKIARKMQASKEVFAQIFGNYDEPGAFEERRIELAKHEWDRFSANKSLECKNCHNYDSMNWDKMKPTARIQMKQAAEKDQSCIDCHKGIAHHLPANMDSVGGIVGELEALASNTDYAMGSDLVSVRHLPVYFDAEGKTEAGLLNPASTVKVLDEQGDMMQVEIDGWRKAKGFGRVIQEDFGMNIAVGSLLKEAALSDDIVTKGEKKVDDLTGLPWEKVSAKVWMKKEAMLNDINPIWEKAGEAYKTNCSVCHTQPDEAHFDANTWPGMFNGMLAFVNFDTDSEALVLKYLQKHSSDFAEGHH, from the coding sequence ATGAAATCATTAATCATCAAACTTTGGCGTACCATGACGCGCCCGGCTGTGCATATCAGCCTTGGCGTGCTAACGATGGGCGGCTTTATTGCAGGTGTTATTTTCTGGGGTGGTTTTAACACTGCACTAGAAGCGACAAACACTGAAGAATTTTGTGTTAGCTGCCACACAATGCGTGACAACGTATACCAAGAGCTGCAAGAAACTGTCCACTGGTCAAACCGTTCTGGTGTTCGTGCAACCTGTCCGGATTGTCACGTACCACATAACTGGACAGACAAAATTGCACGTAAGATGCAGGCTTCTAAAGAAGTGTTTGCACAAATTTTTGGCAACTATGACGAACCAGGCGCATTTGAAGAGCGCCGTATCGAGCTTGCTAAGCACGAATGGGACCGTTTCTCTGCTAACAAGTCTCTTGAATGTAAAAACTGTCACAATTACGACTCAATGAATTGGGACAAGATGAAGCCAACTGCTCGTATTCAAATGAAGCAAGCGGCTGAAAAAGATCAAAGCTGTATCGATTGTCACAAAGGTATTGCACACCACCTACCTGCAAATATGGACAGCGTTGGTGGCATTGTTGGCGAACTTGAAGCATTAGCGTCAAACACAGATTACGCAATGGGCAGCGATCTTGTGAGCGTACGTCACCTACCTGTTTACTTCGATGCTGAAGGTAAAACAGAAGCTGGCCTGCTAAACCCTGCTTCAACAGTGAAAGTGCTGGATGAGCAAGGCGACATGATGCAAGTTGAAATTGACGGCTGGCGTAAAGCGAAAGGTTTCGGTCGTGTAATCCAAGAAGACTTCGGTATGAACATCGCGGTTGGTTCACTACTTAAAGAAGCAGCACTAAGTGATGACATCGTGACTAAAGGCGAGAAAAAAGTGGATGACCTAACAGGTCTGCCATGGGAAAAAGTGTCTGCGAAAGTGTGGATGAAGAAAGAAGCGATGTTGAACGACATCAATCCTATCTGGGAAAAAGCGGGCGAAGCATATAAAACAAACTGTTCTGTATGTCACACGCAACCAGATGAAGCGCACTTTGATGCCAACACATGGCCAGGTATGTTCAACGGTATGCTTGCATTCGTGAACTTCGATACAGACAGTGAAGCACTTGTATTGAAATACCTACAGAAACACTCTTCAGATTTTGCTGAAGGCCACCACTAA
- the torA gene encoding trimethylamine-N-oxide reductase TorA encodes MAITRRSFLKGVATTSAASVIGPSLLASTSANAAETTGTWKVSGSHWGAFRAHVYAGKVQEIKPLEMDSHPTEMLNGIKGIIYSPSRVRYPMVRLDWLKKHKYSAETRGNNRFIRVTWDEALDLVYRELERVQKDYGPWALFAGQTGWRQTGQFHSCTSHMQRAVGMHGNFITKVGDYSTGAGQTILPYVLGSTEVYAQGTSWSEILENSDNIVLWANDPVKNLQVGWNCETHQSFPYLEQLKEKVAKGEINVLSVDPVKNKTQRYLENDHLYINPMTDVAFMLAVAHVLYNEDLYDKEFIKTYCLGFDDFVKYVQGETKDKVVKTPEWAAEICGINADKIREFARMLVNGRTQILMGWCIQRQEHGEQPYWAAAVVAAMVGQIGLPGGGISYGHHYSGIGVPSTGFAAPGGFPRNLDTGSKPKWDNNDYNGYSKTIPVARWVDCLLEPGKEIRYNGSKVKLPDYKMMVISGCNPWHHHQDRNRMKKAFRKLQTVVTIEFAWTATCRFSDIVLPACTQWERNDIDVYGSYSGRGLVAMQRLVDPMFQSKTDFEICRELTRRFGRHEEYTRGMDEMEWVRSLYDDCRKANEGKFEMPEFDEFWKQGVLDFGVGQPWVRHADFRKDPEINALGTPSGFIEITSRKIGRYGYEHCQEHPMWFEKTERSHGGPGSDKYPYWLQSCHPDKRLHSQMCESDEFRATYAVQGREPVYINPEDAKAKGIKDGDLVRVYNDRGQLLAGAVLMDSYPRGVIRIEEGAWYGPLNEKDGAICTYGDPNTLTLDIGTSELAQATSANTCIVEFEKFTGKVPPVTSFGGPIEVA; translated from the coding sequence ATGGCTATTACACGAAGAAGTTTTCTGAAAGGTGTAGCAACGACCAGCGCAGCGTCGGTAATTGGTCCAAGCTTATTGGCATCAACCTCAGCAAACGCAGCCGAAACAACAGGAACTTGGAAAGTATCAGGTTCTCACTGGGGCGCATTCCGCGCCCACGTGTACGCGGGTAAAGTTCAAGAAATCAAACCGCTTGAAATGGACTCACATCCAACAGAAATGTTGAATGGTATTAAAGGTATTATCTACAGCCCATCGCGTGTGCGTTACCCAATGGTACGTCTAGATTGGCTGAAGAAGCATAAATACAGTGCAGAGACTCGTGGTAACAACCGCTTTATCCGTGTGACATGGGATGAAGCACTTGATTTGGTTTACCGTGAACTAGAACGTGTTCAGAAAGATTACGGTCCTTGGGCGTTGTTTGCTGGCCAAACTGGTTGGCGTCAAACTGGTCAGTTCCATAGCTGTACCAGCCACATGCAACGTGCTGTGGGCATGCACGGTAACTTCATCACAAAAGTTGGTGACTACTCAACAGGTGCTGGGCAAACGATTTTGCCATACGTGTTAGGTTCTACTGAGGTTTATGCACAAGGTACGTCTTGGTCTGAAATTCTAGAGAATTCAGACAACATCGTTCTATGGGCAAACGATCCAGTTAAAAACCTACAGGTCGGTTGGAACTGTGAAACGCACCAGTCTTTCCCTTACCTAGAGCAACTGAAAGAGAAAGTGGCGAAAGGTGAGATTAATGTTCTTTCGGTTGACCCAGTGAAGAACAAAACTCAGCGTTACCTAGAGAATGACCACCTGTACATCAACCCGATGACAGACGTGGCATTCATGCTGGCTGTAGCGCATGTTCTTTACAATGAAGACTTGTACGACAAAGAGTTCATCAAAACTTACTGTCTAGGCTTCGATGACTTTGTTAAGTATGTGCAAGGTGAAACCAAAGACAAAGTGGTTAAAACGCCAGAATGGGCAGCAGAGATTTGTGGCATTAATGCTGACAAGATCCGTGAATTTGCGCGCATGCTGGTTAACGGTCGTACACAGATCCTAATGGGCTGGTGTATCCAACGTCAGGAACACGGTGAGCAGCCTTACTGGGCAGCTGCGGTTGTTGCTGCTATGGTTGGTCAAATCGGTTTGCCTGGTGGTGGTATTTCTTACGGTCACCACTATTCTGGTATCGGTGTGCCTTCAACTGGTTTCGCAGCGCCAGGTGGTTTCCCACGTAACCTAGACACAGGTTCTAAGCCTAAGTGGGACAACAATGATTACAACGGCTACAGCAAAACCATTCCTGTTGCACGTTGGGTAGACTGTCTACTTGAGCCGGGTAAAGAGATCCGCTACAACGGTTCGAAAGTGAAACTGCCAGATTACAAGATGATGGTGATTTCAGGTTGTAACCCTTGGCACCACCACCAAGATCGCAACCGTATGAAGAAAGCGTTCCGCAAACTTCAAACGGTCGTGACGATTGAATTCGCTTGGACAGCAACATGTCGCTTCTCAGACATTGTACTACCAGCATGTACTCAGTGGGAACGTAACGATATCGACGTTTACGGTTCATATTCTGGCCGTGGTCTAGTAGCAATGCAGCGTCTAGTGGATCCAATGTTCCAATCTAAGACTGACTTTGAGATCTGTCGTGAATTGACGCGTCGCTTTGGTCGTCATGAAGAATACACTCGTGGTATGGATGAGATGGAATGGGTTCGCTCACTATATGACGATTGCCGCAAAGCAAACGAAGGCAAATTCGAGATGCCTGAGTTTGATGAGTTCTGGAAACAGGGCGTTCTAGATTTCGGTGTTGGCCAACCTTGGGTTCGTCACGCGGACTTCCGTAAAGATCCTGAGATCAACGCACTGGGTACGCCTTCAGGCTTTATCGAAATTACATCACGTAAGATCGGTCGCTACGGCTACGAGCACTGTCAAGAGCATCCAATGTGGTTCGAAAAGACAGAGCGTTCTCATGGTGGTCCTGGTTCAGACAAGTACCCGTACTGGTTACAGTCTTGTCACCCAGATAAGCGTTTACACTCGCAAATGTGTGAGTCGGACGAGTTCCGTGCAACTTACGCAGTTCAAGGTCGTGAACCTGTTTACATCAACCCTGAAGATGCGAAAGCGAAAGGCATCAAAGACGGTGATTTGGTTCGTGTATACAACGACCGTGGCCAACTATTGGCTGGTGCTGTCCTTATGGATAGCTACCCACGTGGTGTTATTCGTATCGAAGAGGGTGCATGGTACGGCCCACTTAACGAGAAAGATGGTGCCATTTGTACCTACGGCGATCCAAACACGCTGACTCTAGATATTGGTACTTCTGAACTGGCTCAAGCAACGTCTGCAAATACGTGTATCGTTGAATTTGAGAAGTTTACCGGTAAAGTTCCACCAGTGACGTCATTTGGTGGTCCAATCGAAGTTGCGTAA
- a CDS encoding TIGR02647 family protein: MKYLPEHLAELNLILQFDISSAATGIKVHHDATQDMQDAVKKLYEKGLCTLPDGGYLTSEGIEVAEHADKILRVLTSR, from the coding sequence ATGAAATATCTTCCTGAGCATTTAGCCGAATTAAACCTAATACTGCAGTTCGACATTAGCAGCGCGGCCACAGGTATCAAAGTTCATCATGACGCAACCCAAGATATGCAAGATGCAGTTAAGAAGCTGTACGAAAAAGGGTTATGCACTTTACCGGATGGGGGTTACTTAACCAGTGAAGGTATCGAAGTGGCTGAGCATGCCGACAAGATTTTGCGAGTTTTGACTAGCCGCTAA
- a CDS encoding ABC transporter permease translates to MNSVVDISWTLLGFFFLALLVPFSISRYLKLQLEKDIIISVVRMTVQLILVGLYLEYLFTLNSFVVNLAWLMFMVLVGTSSVIGKASLPKARLFLPVSAGLSLSLLPVLGSIILLIVQPQPFYSAQYMIPLAGMLLGNSLSGNIVALQNLFTSFQERKSEYEAAIALGASTHYACLPFIRSAIQKSLAPTLASMSTMGLVTLPGMMTGQILGGTSPIIAIKYQAMIMIAIFVMMSLSTTISLTLAVRNCINPYGKILVSLKSE, encoded by the coding sequence ATGAACAGCGTAGTTGATATTTCATGGACGTTATTAGGATTTTTCTTTCTTGCACTCTTGGTTCCATTTAGCATCAGTCGTTACCTCAAACTACAGCTTGAAAAAGACATAATCATCAGCGTAGTGCGTATGACGGTTCAGCTCATCTTAGTGGGCTTGTACCTTGAGTATTTGTTTACGCTAAACAGCTTCGTGGTAAATCTAGCTTGGTTGATGTTTATGGTGTTAGTGGGTACTTCTTCCGTGATAGGAAAAGCATCACTACCGAAAGCAAGGCTGTTCTTACCTGTCAGCGCTGGACTCTCTCTTTCATTGTTACCCGTGCTTGGGTCGATTATTTTGCTGATTGTTCAGCCTCAACCTTTCTATAGTGCTCAGTACATGATCCCACTGGCTGGCATGCTGCTTGGTAATAGCTTAAGTGGCAACATCGTCGCATTGCAGAATTTGTTTACTTCTTTCCAAGAACGGAAGTCTGAATATGAGGCAGCAATCGCTTTAGGGGCATCAACTCATTACGCATGTCTGCCATTCATCCGCAGCGCAATCCAAAAGTCTTTGGCACCGACATTGGCTTCTATGTCGACAATGGGACTGGTAACACTGCCCGGTATGATGACTGGTCAAATTTTAGGCGGCACATCACCTATTATTGCGATCAAGTATCAAGCGATGATCATGATCGCGATCTTTGTCATGATGAGTCTTTCCACCACAATCTCTTTAACGCTGGCGGTTCGAAACTGCATCAACCCATACGGAAAGATATTAGTGTCATTGAAAAGCGAATAA
- the torE gene encoding trimethylamine N-oxide reductase system protein TorE has product MSDVNKIESGEKHSMEWKAFLFITVVLFPILSVAFVGGYGFIVWMLQVFFFGPPGAHG; this is encoded by the coding sequence ATGAGTGATGTTAATAAAATTGAGAGTGGTGAAAAACACTCCATGGAGTGGAAGGCTTTCCTCTTCATTACGGTTGTTCTCTTTCCAATCTTGAGTGTTGCATTCGTCGGTGGCTACGGCTTCATCGTTTGGATGCTTCAGGTGTTCTTCTTTGGTCCTCCTGGTGCACACGGTTGA
- a CDS encoding porin produces the protein MKKTAVALALALSAGSAVAADTTASSASERARESMIDLILSGEQFSVSGQFAAGGYYQEGRKEGNEKKEFYNDGVTGFDLFVNYQNGNVLGQFAGEFDLEDNYSTSPGKFEIIDTWVGYKTGFGLASIGYANDSALDAVDGAADLTVEFGASASDASDVRQVLKFEGMKEGFKYALSYYGDREADGSDQHGFNGYVGFENETFQINAGYELNDDNNNQVALDDVEQIYLVNGVVTVGQLAFGANFANEEAFDGKDINLYSVSAGYTIDKLYLAAGYADKENEEWVNFGGSYQFTQKFSTLVDFKVDLSDDVEDDLAAFVKVAYDF, from the coding sequence ATGAAAAAGACAGCAGTGGCACTTGCGCTTGCATTGAGCGCAGGTTCAGCAGTAGCAGCAGATACAACGGCATCTTCTGCATCAGAGCGTGCTCGTGAGTCAATGATTGATCTCATTCTTTCGGGTGAACAATTTTCTGTGTCAGGTCAGTTTGCAGCTGGTGGCTATTACCAAGAAGGTCGTAAAGAAGGTAACGAGAAGAAAGAGTTTTACAACGATGGTGTCACTGGTTTTGACCTTTTTGTAAACTATCAAAATGGTAATGTTTTAGGCCAGTTTGCTGGTGAATTTGATCTAGAAGACAACTATTCAACTTCTCCAGGTAAGTTTGAAATAATTGATACTTGGGTAGGCTACAAAACAGGCTTTGGTCTTGCATCTATTGGTTATGCAAATGATTCGGCTTTGGATGCAGTGGACGGTGCAGCCGATTTAACAGTTGAATTCGGTGCTTCAGCTTCTGATGCTTCTGATGTGCGTCAAGTTTTAAAGTTTGAAGGCATGAAAGAAGGCTTCAAATATGCGTTATCATACTACGGTGACCGCGAAGCTGATGGTTCAGACCAACATGGTTTTAATGGTTATGTAGGTTTTGAAAATGAGACCTTCCAAATCAATGCTGGTTATGAGCTGAATGACGACAACAATAATCAAGTAGCACTAGATGATGTTGAACAGATTTATCTAGTTAACGGTGTGGTTACTGTAGGTCAACTTGCTTTTGGTGCTAACTTTGCTAACGAAGAAGCATTCGATGGTAAAGATATTAATCTGTACAGTGTTTCTGCAGGCTACACTATTGATAAACTATACCTAGCTGCAGGATATGCGGATAAAGAAAACGAGGAGTGGGTAAACTTTGGTGGTTCTTACCAATTTACTCAGAAGTTTTCTACTTTGGTTGACTTCAAAGTTGATCTATCAGATGACGTGGAAGATGATCTAGCTGCATTTGTTAAAGTTGCATACGACTTCTAA
- a CDS encoding substrate-binding periplasmic protein gives MFKPVMYLLCGWLFVASSKANILIAAQNEWPPYIMNDAYGRGLAYDIVSNALAKQGYQIQFSFKPWTRSLKELRMGKIDLIIALWKSPERAQWMHFSESYLTNDIHLVGLKGDDLVYHSPESLHGKTIALIENYAYDPDFLASDAYTHFPSTDLINSIRQVLSGRADMFVEDKLVTKWTLINKQLPYHEFVFIENSIASTPLHVAVRKSHPQAEAIIKAINQGIKETTAEDIQSLKRKYSLD, from the coding sequence TTGTTTAAGCCAGTTATGTACCTGCTATGTGGGTGGTTATTTGTGGCTTCGTCTAAAGCCAATATCTTGATTGCAGCACAAAATGAATGGCCACCTTACATCATGAATGATGCCTACGGACGTGGTTTAGCTTACGACATCGTGAGTAATGCACTTGCTAAACAAGGTTATCAAATCCAGTTTTCTTTTAAGCCATGGACTCGTTCTCTTAAAGAGCTGCGTATGGGGAAGATCGACCTTATCATTGCACTATGGAAAAGCCCTGAGCGCGCCCAATGGATGCATTTTAGTGAAAGCTACCTGACCAATGACATTCACCTTGTTGGCTTAAAAGGCGATGACCTTGTTTATCATTCACCAGAGAGCCTCCATGGGAAAACTATCGCGCTGATAGAAAACTATGCTTATGATCCTGACTTCTTAGCCAGTGATGCCTACACTCACTTTCCGTCAACCGATCTCATCAACAGTATTAGACAGGTGCTATCAGGAAGAGCAGATATGTTTGTCGAAGATAAACTGGTGACTAAGTGGACGTTGATAAACAAGCAGCTCCCCTATCACGAGTTTGTTTTTATTGAAAACAGCATCGCCTCAACACCTTTACACGTTGCAGTCAGAAAATCTCACCCGCAAGCGGAAGCCATCATCAAAGCGATCAATCAAGGAATAAAGGAAACGACTGCTGAAGATATTCAATCGCTGAAGCGTAAATACAGCCTTGATTAA
- the focA gene encoding formate transporter FocA, translated as MNLNQFDSLLPPQMAERAAEIGVGKATKDPVKSFLLAISAGIHIGIAFIFYTTVTTGTGDMAWGLSRLIGGLAFSLGLILVVVTGGELFTSSVLTLVARASGKITWKTLAKNWFVVYIGNLVGALLLVGCMLVAKQYMFDGGKVGLNAMAISQHKLHHGFFQAVALGIMCNVLVCVAVWMTFSGRTLTDKIMVMILPVAMFVSAGFEHCIANMFQVPMAIGIKYFAPESFWQITGANIADYADLNLMNFVMNNLIPVTLGNIIGGGFFVGVWYWLIYLRD; from the coding sequence ATGAACTTGAACCAATTTGACTCTCTATTACCGCCGCAAATGGCTGAACGTGCCGCTGAAATCGGTGTGGGTAAAGCAACCAAAGATCCTGTTAAATCCTTTTTGTTAGCCATATCTGCAGGTATTCATATCGGTATTGCTTTCATTTTCTATACAACTGTAACCACAGGCACAGGAGACATGGCTTGGGGTTTGAGTCGATTGATTGGTGGGTTAGCATTTAGCTTAGGCCTTATTTTAGTGGTCGTGACTGGGGGAGAACTATTTACCAGTTCTGTATTAACTTTGGTTGCGCGTGCCAGTGGCAAAATTACGTGGAAAACCCTCGCGAAAAACTGGTTCGTTGTATACATCGGTAACCTAGTTGGTGCTCTATTGCTGGTTGGGTGCATGCTGGTGGCAAAACAGTATATGTTTGACGGTGGTAAAGTCGGCCTTAATGCGATGGCCATTTCGCAGCATAAATTACACCACGGCTTTTTTCAGGCGGTAGCGCTTGGCATTATGTGTAATGTACTGGTTTGTGTCGCGGTGTGGATGACTTTCAGTGGTCGTACATTAACAGATAAGATCATGGTGATGATCCTTCCTGTTGCTATGTTTGTTTCGGCAGGTTTTGAACACTGTATTGCAAACATGTTCCAAGTACCGATGGCGATTGGGATTAAATATTTTGCACCAGAGTCTTTTTGGCAGATAACCGGAGCGAACATTGCAGATTATGCAGACCTTAACCTGATGAACTTCGTGATGAACAACCTAATTCCGGTAACCTTGGGGAACATCATTGGTGGTGGTTTCTTTGTTGGCGTTTGGTATTGGTTAATCTATCTACGTGACTAA
- a CDS encoding glycoside hydrolase family 36 protein encodes MSNIITLDNRHQVLVSNADLDVVSQQNELHFSYNGLSNDPVSGRYVLFQMPFNFESQARLLGDGFQMLAQTSGTADEPIDIGRCPDDSPSYRIYSANHPKRYYNYLVIEESTGYTLLGFTSCNRFAGYFDIVTNGKKRVLCACIDGENTHPQDWPSLALESVVILSGDSLSQLYQAFAALIANHHPPRPNVKRDSPLGWCSWYAYYAQVTEQNILDNVGKMHGDLEKLSYVLLDDGYQAYMGDWLTPSVKFEHGIKHLVEELKAQGKKPGIWLAPFIAQGESRVFKENPDWFVRHANGKFLKAEDVTYAGWRCTPWYILDTTNPEVQEHLTEVVRTMREEWGIELFKLDANYWGSLKGQRLLSGVTGVEAYRLGMEAIIEGAGEAMILGCNAPMWPSLGLVDAMRVSDDVERDERRFEQIAQETFYRSWQHRKIWQIDPDCATFVSLANQATERRYYEFHRDVLLACGGLLLSGDPLPDLTSFAKTSLNKLALRHKHTQESARFTSLGLNHAFLPLTERNDLHCVFNYGQAAREITLTSNYPVYWYDYWTGEKLNHEATQVIEISLEAGLSSRAVITAL; translated from the coding sequence ATGTCTAATATCATTACGCTGGACAACCGACACCAAGTGTTGGTTAGTAACGCAGACTTAGATGTGGTCTCTCAGCAAAATGAACTGCACTTCAGTTACAACGGATTATCAAATGATCCTGTTTCTGGCCGTTATGTACTTTTCCAAATGCCTTTTAACTTTGAATCGCAAGCTCGGCTACTTGGAGATGGCTTTCAAATGCTTGCCCAAACATCAGGTACCGCTGATGAGCCGATAGATATCGGACGCTGTCCTGATGATAGTCCAAGCTATCGTATATACTCAGCCAACCATCCCAAACGTTACTACAACTACCTTGTGATTGAAGAGTCAACGGGCTATACCTTGCTAGGTTTTACCAGCTGTAACCGTTTTGCGGGCTACTTTGATATCGTCACGAATGGAAAAAAGCGCGTGCTCTGCGCGTGTATTGATGGTGAAAATACACATCCACAAGATTGGCCTTCCTTAGCGCTAGAGTCTGTCGTCATATTAAGCGGTGACTCATTGTCGCAGCTATATCAGGCATTCGCGGCGCTTATTGCTAACCATCATCCTCCAAGGCCAAACGTAAAACGAGATTCACCATTAGGTTGGTGTTCTTGGTACGCGTATTATGCTCAGGTTACGGAACAAAATATCCTTGATAACGTTGGAAAAATGCATGGCGATCTTGAAAAGCTCTCTTACGTATTGCTAGATGATGGTTATCAAGCTTACATGGGGGATTGGTTGACGCCTTCGGTTAAATTCGAACATGGTATTAAACACTTGGTCGAAGAGCTGAAAGCGCAAGGGAAAAAGCCGGGCATTTGGTTGGCTCCTTTTATTGCGCAGGGTGAGTCACGTGTTTTTAAAGAAAACCCGGATTGGTTTGTCCGCCATGCAAATGGCAAGTTTCTTAAAGCAGAAGATGTCACTTATGCGGGCTGGCGTTGCACGCCTTGGTATATTCTTGACACCACAAACCCAGAAGTCCAGGAACACTTAACGGAAGTTGTTCGGACGATGCGGGAAGAGTGGGGGATAGAGCTTTTTAAACTCGATGCGAATTATTGGGGAAGCTTAAAAGGGCAAAGGCTACTTTCTGGCGTTACTGGAGTGGAGGCCTATCGACTGGGGATGGAAGCGATTATTGAAGGTGCCGGAGAAGCGATGATTCTTGGCTGTAATGCCCCCATGTGGCCTTCTTTAGGTTTGGTTGATGCGATGCGAGTGTCTGATGATGTTGAGCGGGATGAGCGACGGTTTGAGCAGATCGCGCAGGAAACCTTCTATCGTAGCTGGCAGCATCGGAAAATCTGGCAGATCGATCCCGACTGCGCAACGTTTGTTTCTTTGGCTAATCAAGCAACAGAAAGGCGTTACTATGAATTTCATCGTGATGTATTACTGGCTTGTGGTGGACTACTGTTGTCCGGCGATCCATTACCAGACTTAACCTCTTTTGCTAAAACTAGTCTAAATAAGTTAGCTTTACGCCATAAGCACACACAAGAGTCTGCCAGGTTTACTTCATTGGGGCTCAACCATGCTTTTCTGCCTTTGACTGAGCGTAACGATCTGCATTGCGTCTTTAATTATGGCCAAGCTGCAAGAGAGATCACCTTGACTTCGAATTATCCTGTTTATTGGTACGATTACTGGACTGGAGAAAAACTGAACCATGAGGCAACGCAAGTGATTGAAATTAGCTTAGAGGCAGGGTTGTCTAGCCGCGCTGTCATAACTGCGTTGTAA